In Lathamus discolor isolate bLatDis1 chromosome 1, bLatDis1.hap1, whole genome shotgun sequence, the following are encoded in one genomic region:
- the PRMT8 gene encoding protein arginine N-methyltransferase 8 isoform X3, which produces MAKLINPEEMTSRDYYFDSYAHFGIHEEMLKDEVRTLTYRNSMYHNKHVFKDKIVLDVGSGTGILSMFAAKAGAKKVYGIECSSISDYSEKIIKSNHLDHIITIFKGKVEEVELPVDKVDIIISEWMGYCLFYESMLNTVIFARDKWLKPGGLMFPDRAALYVVAIEDRQYKDFKIHWWENVYGFDMTCIRDVAMKEPLVDIVDPKQVVTNACLIKEVDIYTVKTEELAFTSAFCLQIQRNDYIHALVTYFNIEFTKCHKKMGFSTAPDAPYTHWKQTVFYLEDYLTVRRGEEIYGSISMKPNAKNVRDLDFTVDLDFKGQLCEMSVSNDYKMR; this is translated from the exons GAAATGTTAAAGGATGAAGTGCGCACATTAACCTATAGAAACTCAATGTATCAcaataaacatgtttttaaagatAAGATTGTCCTTGATGTTGGAAGTGGCACAGGAATCCTCTCCATGTTTGCTGCAAAGGCAGGAGCCAAGAAGGTATATGGG ATCGAATGCTCAAGTATATCTGACTATTCAGAAAAAATTATCAAGTCGAACCACTTGGACCACA TAATCACAATATTTAAAGGTAAAGTGGAAGAAGTTGAATTACCTGTGGACAAAGTAGACATCATCATCAGCGAGTGGATGGGTTACTGTCTGTTCTATGAGTCAATGTTAAACACAGTCATCTTCGCACGAGACAAGTGGCTG AAACCTGGAGGGCTAATGTTTCCAGACCGAGCTGCTTTGTACGTGGTAGCAATTGAAGACAGACAGTACAAGGACTTCAAAATTCACT GGTGGGAGAATGTGTACGGCTTTGACATGACCTGTATTAGGGATGTTGCCATGAAGGAGCCTTTGGTGGACATAGTAGATCCAAAGCAAGTGGTGACCAATGCCTGTTTAATAAAG GAAGTTGATATTTATACAGTGAAGACTGAAGAATTGGCATTTACTTCTGCATTCTGCCTCCAAATTCAGCGTAATGATTACATTCATGCCTTGGTCACCTATTTTAATATCGAATTTACGAAGTGCCACAAAAAGATGGGATTTTCTACAG CACCTGATGCTCCCTATACTCACTGGAAGCAAACTGTCTTCTACTTAGAGGACTATTTAACTGTGAGACGAGGAGAAGAAATCTATGGGTCTATATCCATGAAACCAAATGCAAAAAATGTG CGTGACCTGGATTTCACAGTAGACTTGGATTTTAAAGGACAGCTATGTGAAATGTCAGTATCTAATGACTACAAAATGCGCTAG